The DNA segment AGTTGCGTTCCTTTTTTACTATAGTTTTTTGTTGACTCATTTGCTTTTGACCGAGCTAGTTAAGAGAGTAAACCTGTTCGTTCTGTATATTTTTGATACATAGTGATCTTGATAATGGAACCGGTACAAGGCTCATTTTTTAAATGAAGTTTCTGTCAGAGTATGGTAAAATAGTAAAAGTGAACGAGCCAATGGAGGGAAATATAAATGAATGAACCAAAGTACAAACGTGTTGTTTTAAAACTAAGCGGTGAAGCCTTAGCTGGTGATACAGGATTTGGAATAAAACCACCAACAATAAAAGAAATTTGTAAAGAAATTAAAGAAGTAAAAGAATTAGGTGTAGAAATTGCCATCGTTGTTGGAGGCGGAAATATTTGGCGCGGTCAAGTTGGTTCTGAGATGGGCATGGAACGAGCACAAGCAGATTATATGGGAATGCTCGCTACAGTAATGAATGCTTTAGCATTGCAAGATTGCCTTGAAAACGAAGGAGTCCCAACTCGTGTGCAAACGTCTATCGAGATGCGCCAAATTGCTGAACCGTATATTCGTAGAAAAGCAGTGCGTCATTTAGAAAAAGGACGAGTTGTCATCTTTGCTGGTGGAACTGGAAATCCTTATTTCTCAACAGATACAACATCTGCTTTAAGAGCAGCAGAAATTGATGCTGACGTTA comes from the Carnobacterium sp. 17-4 genome and includes:
- the pyrH gene encoding UMP kinase, which gives rise to MNEPKYKRVVLKLSGEALAGDTGFGIKPPTIKEICKEIKEVKELGVEIAIVVGGGNIWRGQVGSEMGMERAQADYMGMLATVMNALALQDCLENEGVPTRVQTSIEMRQIAEPYIRRKAVRHLEKGRVVIFAGGTGNPYFSTDTTSALRAAEIDADVILMAKNNVDGIYSADPKLDKTATKFEELTHLEIINKGLQVMDTTASSLSMDNNIPLVVFNLNETGNIKRVALGETIGTTVRGK